In Pseudomonas sp. GCEP-101, one DNA window encodes the following:
- a CDS encoding xylulose 5-phosphate 3-epimerase: MSQILPSPEELAAHAAAEPEYARWLQGRGPLQHSVQTQAAVFRVAHQLVQSGLQPDLAAVYRLFGALDRLTCAGLWLVAHMTYAKRVRLDGAPLQAEDFKAQPEGHTGGALNMVPAYAGYLALNALSGKTRGWLMGQGHCVAAIDALNVLTGNLHPEQAAAYGDGAAGLDRLVQDFYSYAQTPEGKVAAPLGSHVNPHTAGGIAEGGYLGFAELMYAHMPLPGETLVAFLSDGAAEEQRGSDWIPRWWRAEDCGTALPVMIANGRRIEQRTDLGTHEGLEGFKLHLRRCGFDPISFDGRDPAAFVCALWEMEQRLQHRVDEKERGILRYPLPIPYGIAETTKGYGFYGAGSNAAHNLPLPGNPSEDAAARELFNQHAAPLWVEPDELAAACRLFSDSHGGRVLERDNPLAVRRPIEPSIPPLQYRNDQCSPMAALDRFFVDLCAANPDLRARVGNPDELASNRLGGVLKALRHRVSEPESELEAVDGRIITALNEEAVVSACLANQGGLNLVASYEAFCVKMLGAVRQTLIFARQQKEAGRPAGWLGWSLVATSHTWENGKNQQSHQDTTFCEALLGEMSDMVRVVFPADHNSLLALLPDIYRSRGQLACIVAPKRERPSVFTQAQAEQLARDGAILMDEHPGAEPLLLIANGSYQLAEMRRAALRLEEAGYPYRLVYLQEPGRFRAPRDSWELQSLADESVAMRLFPDHYQRRVLLTHMRPEVARGHLWPILPDALKTAVLGYRNQGGTLDEAGMLFANRCSWGHVLAACARLLDVPRSALLAPDEAAAVAGKDSPAVLR, from the coding sequence ATGTCACAGATCCTGCCAAGCCCCGAGGAGCTTGCCGCCCATGCGGCAGCCGAGCCGGAATATGCCCGCTGGCTGCAAGGCCGTGGTCCGCTTCAGCATAGCGTGCAGACCCAGGCGGCGGTCTTTCGTGTCGCTCATCAATTGGTCCAGTCGGGTCTGCAACCTGACCTGGCTGCCGTCTACAGGCTGTTCGGCGCGCTGGATCGCCTGACCTGCGCCGGCCTCTGGCTGGTGGCGCACATGACCTATGCCAAGCGTGTACGCCTGGATGGCGCACCCTTGCAGGCCGAGGACTTCAAGGCTCAGCCCGAGGGCCATACCGGCGGCGCGTTGAACATGGTGCCGGCCTACGCCGGCTACCTTGCCCTCAATGCGTTGAGTGGCAAGACCCGCGGTTGGCTGATGGGGCAGGGACACTGCGTGGCGGCCATCGATGCGCTCAACGTGCTGACCGGCAACCTGCACCCGGAGCAGGCAGCCGCCTACGGCGACGGCGCGGCCGGGCTGGACCGGCTGGTGCAGGACTTCTACAGCTACGCGCAGACACCGGAGGGCAAGGTCGCCGCGCCGCTGGGCAGCCACGTCAACCCGCACACCGCCGGTGGGATCGCCGAGGGCGGCTACCTCGGGTTCGCCGAGCTGATGTACGCGCACATGCCGCTGCCGGGCGAGACCCTGGTGGCGTTTCTTTCCGACGGCGCCGCCGAGGAGCAGCGCGGCAGCGACTGGATTCCCCGCTGGTGGCGCGCCGAGGACTGCGGCACGGCCCTGCCGGTGATGATCGCCAATGGCCGGCGCATCGAGCAGCGTACCGACCTGGGCACACACGAAGGGCTGGAAGGCTTCAAGCTGCACCTGCGGCGCTGCGGCTTCGACCCGATCAGCTTCGACGGCCGCGACCCGGCGGCCTTCGTCTGCGCCCTGTGGGAAATGGAGCAACGCCTGCAACACCGCGTCGATGAGAAGGAACGCGGCATCCTGCGCTATCCGCTGCCGATTCCCTATGGCATTGCCGAAACGACCAAGGGCTATGGCTTCTATGGCGCCGGCAGCAACGCCGCGCACAACCTGCCGCTGCCCGGCAACCCCAGCGAGGACGCCGCGGCGCGGGAGCTGTTCAACCAGCACGCGGCGCCCCTCTGGGTCGAACCCGACGAGTTGGCCGCGGCCTGCCGGCTGTTCAGCGACTCCCACGGCGGGCGGGTGCTGGAGCGTGACAACCCGCTGGCGGTGCGCCGGCCCATCGAGCCGTCAATCCCGCCGCTGCAGTACCGCAACGATCAGTGCTCGCCCATGGCGGCGCTGGACCGCTTCTTCGTCGACCTGTGCGCTGCCAACCCTGACCTGCGCGCCCGCGTGGGCAACCCGGACGAGTTGGCCAGCAACCGCCTGGGTGGCGTACTCAAGGCGCTGCGGCACCGGGTGAGCGAACCGGAAAGCGAGTTGGAGGCGGTGGACGGCCGGATCATTACGGCGCTCAACGAAGAGGCCGTGGTTTCCGCCTGCCTGGCCAACCAGGGCGGGCTGAACCTGGTGGCCAGCTATGAAGCCTTCTGCGTGAAGATGCTCGGCGCGGTACGCCAGACGCTGATCTTCGCCCGCCAGCAGAAGGAGGCCGGGCGACCGGCGGGCTGGCTCGGCTGGTCGCTGGTGGCGACCTCGCACACCTGGGAGAACGGCAAGAACCAGCAATCCCACCAGGACACGACCTTCTGCGAAGCGCTGCTGGGCGAGATGAGCGACATGGTGCGGGTGGTCTTCCCGGCCGACCACAACAGCCTGCTGGCGCTGCTGCCGGACATCTACCGCAGCCGCGGGCAACTGGCGTGCATCGTGGCGCCCAAGCGCGAGCGGCCATCGGTGTTCACCCAGGCCCAGGCCGAGCAACTGGCGCGCGACGGCGCGATCCTGATGGACGAGCACCCGGGCGCCGAGCCGCTGCTGCTGATCGCCAATGGCAGTTACCAGCTGGCGGAGATGCGCCGCGCCGCCCTGCGGCTGGAAGAGGCCGGCTATCCCTACCGGCTGGTGTATCTGCAGGAGCCGGGGCGCTTCCGTGCCCCGCGCGACAGCTGGGAACTGCAGTCGCTGGCCGACGAGTCCGTGGCCATGCGCCTGTTCCCCGACCATTACCAGCGCCGCGTGCTGCTCACCCACATGCGCCCGGAAGTCGCCCGCGGGCACCTCTGGCCGATCCTGCCGGATGCGCTGAAGACGGCGGTGCTGGGGTATCGCAACCAGGGTGGCACGCTGGACGAGGCGGGCATGCTGTTCGCCAACCGTTGCAGCTGGGGGCATGTGCTGGCGGCGTGCGCACGCTTGCTGGACGTGCCGCGCAGTGCCCTGCTCGCGCCGGACGAGGCGGCCGCGGTGGCCGGCAAGGACAGCCCGGCCGTGCTGCGTTGA
- a CDS encoding MBL fold metallo-hydrolase RNA specificity domain-containing protein, giving the protein MALLTFIGAIQEVTGSCYLLETRDGVRVLLECGMRQGRSHHLGTLENEASNRTPFPFDPKELDAVVLSHAHLDHSGLLPRLAKEGYKGPIYATESCCDLLELMLMDSAHIQEKDAEWENKWRTRLNKPPVKPLYTVEDASRALNQRRRVSYGSTVDVARGIRVTFHNAGHILGSAIVELEIHEFGSTRRLVFSGDLGSTCSPLMRTPTPLTRADVVLLESTYGDRDHRDANDTLLELAGILQRAQNEGGNVLIPSFAVGRTQDLIYYLGRFYQEGRLPQQVVYLDSPMAAQANNIYLQHIGEIADVDREYMRGTGTAKVGEWLPVLRTTQSAEESMALNRIKSGAIIIAGSGMCTGGRIVHHLKHNLWREECHIVFPGFQAQGTLGRAIVDGAETVRILRQRISVKAQIHTLGGFSAHAGQSQLIQWVEHFENKPELYLIHGEREKMDVLKGALQDRLNWTANIPEPGDRIAI; this is encoded by the coding sequence ATGGCGCTTCTCACCTTTATCGGCGCGATCCAGGAAGTCACCGGTTCCTGCTACCTTCTGGAGACCCGCGACGGCGTCCGCGTGTTGCTCGAATGCGGGATGCGCCAGGGGCGCAGCCATCACCTGGGCACCCTGGAGAACGAGGCGAGCAATCGCACCCCCTTCCCCTTCGACCCGAAGGAACTCGACGCCGTCGTCCTGTCCCACGCCCACCTGGACCACAGCGGCCTGCTGCCGCGCCTGGCGAAGGAAGGTTACAAGGGCCCGATCTACGCCACCGAATCCTGCTGCGATCTGCTGGAGCTGATGCTGATGGACTCGGCGCACATCCAGGAGAAGGACGCCGAGTGGGAGAACAAGTGGCGCACGCGCCTGAACAAGCCGCCGGTCAAACCGCTGTACACCGTGGAAGACGCCTCCCGCGCCCTGAACCAGCGCCGTCGTGTCAGCTACGGCAGCACCGTGGACGTGGCGCGCGGCATCCGCGTGACCTTCCACAACGCCGGGCATATTCTCGGCTCGGCCATCGTCGAGCTGGAAATCCATGAATTCGGTTCGACCCGGCGCCTGGTGTTCTCCGGCGACCTGGGCAGCACCTGCTCGCCGCTGATGCGCACGCCAACGCCACTGACCCGCGCCGACGTGGTGCTGCTCGAATCCACCTACGGTGACCGCGACCACCGAGACGCCAACGACACCCTGCTGGAACTGGCCGGCATCCTCCAGCGCGCCCAGAACGAAGGCGGCAACGTGCTGATCCCTTCCTTCGCCGTGGGCCGCACGCAGGACCTGATCTACTACCTCGGGCGCTTCTACCAGGAAGGTCGCCTGCCGCAACAGGTGGTCTACCTCGACAGCCCCATGGCCGCCCAGGCCAACAACATCTACCTGCAACACATCGGCGAGATCGCCGACGTCGACCGCGAATACATGCGCGGCACCGGCACCGCCAAGGTCGGCGAATGGCTGCCGGTCCTGCGCACCACCCAGAGCGCCGAGGAATCCATGGCGCTGAACCGCATCAAGAGCGGCGCCATCATCATCGCCGGCAGCGGCATGTGCACCGGCGGGCGCATCGTGCACCATCTCAAGCACAACCTCTGGCGCGAGGAATGCCACATCGTCTTCCCCGGCTTCCAGGCCCAGGGCACGCTCGGCCGCGCCATCGTCGACGGCGCCGAGACGGTGCGCATCCTGCGTCAGCGCATCAGCGTCAAGGCGCAGATCCACACCCTCGGCGGATTCTCCGCGCACGCGGGACAATCACAATTAATTCAGTGGGTTGAGCACTTCGAGAACAAACCCGAGCTATACCTGATACATGGCGAGCGGGAAAAGATGGATGTACTCAAGGGTGCACTCCAGGATCGCCTGAACTGGACGGCCAACATTCCGGAGCCCGGAGACCGGATCGCCATCTGA
- a CDS encoding TIGR00730 family Rossman fold protein gives MPYEPDDYLSRHFQTSGTDLAQKIEELAELAAPGNSQNLPLYREMLTTVARMAQADRNRWDAKIMLQTLREMEHAFSTLEQFKRRRKVTVFGSARTPADHPVYALARELGETLARYDLMVITGAGGGIMAAAHEGAGLENSLGFNITLPFEQHANRTVDGTSNLLSFHFFFLRKLFFVKEADALVLCPGGFGTLDEALEVLTLIQTGKSPLVPVVLLDQPGGHYWDHALEFIKEQLQDNGYILPSDMNLMKLVHTADEAAEEIAQFYSNFHSSRWLKDRFVIRLNHPLSVRALQLLEQEFGSLCVSDGFHQQPYSESELDEPEFSHLTRLAFAFNGRDQGRLRELLNFINQPENWER, from the coding sequence ATGCCCTATGAGCCCGACGACTACCTCTCCAGACACTTCCAGACCAGCGGCACCGACCTGGCGCAGAAGATCGAGGAACTGGCCGAACTGGCCGCGCCTGGCAACAGCCAGAACCTGCCGCTGTACCGCGAAATGCTCACCACCGTGGCGCGCATGGCCCAGGCAGACCGCAACCGCTGGGACGCCAAGATCATGCTGCAGACCCTGCGCGAGATGGAGCACGCCTTCAGCACCCTGGAGCAGTTCAAACGTCGCCGCAAAGTCACCGTATTCGGTTCGGCCCGCACGCCGGCCGACCACCCTGTGTATGCCCTGGCCCGGGAACTGGGCGAAACCCTGGCCCGTTACGACCTGATGGTCATCACCGGCGCCGGCGGCGGCATCATGGCCGCTGCCCATGAAGGCGCCGGGCTGGAAAACAGCCTCGGCTTCAACATCACCCTGCCCTTCGAGCAACACGCCAACCGCACCGTGGACGGCACCAGCAACCTGCTGTCGTTCCACTTCTTCTTCCTGCGCAAGCTGTTCTTCGTCAAGGAAGCCGACGCTCTGGTGCTGTGCCCTGGCGGCTTCGGCACGCTGGACGAGGCGCTGGAAGTGCTCACCCTGATCCAGACCGGCAAGAGCCCGCTGGTACCCGTGGTACTGCTCGACCAGCCGGGCGGGCACTACTGGGACCACGCCCTGGAATTCATCAAGGAGCAGTTGCAGGACAACGGCTACATCCTGCCCAGCGACATGAACCTGATGAAACTGGTGCACACCGCCGATGAAGCTGCAGAGGAAATTGCCCAGTTCTACAGCAACTTCCACTCCAGCCGCTGGCTCAAGGATCGCTTCGTGATCCGCCTCAACCACCCCCTGAGCGTGCGGGCGCTGCAATTGCTGGAGCAGGAATTCGGCAGCCTGTGCGTGAGCGATGGCTTCCACCAGCAGCCCTATAGCGAATCGGAGCTGGATGAGCCGGAGTTCTCCCATCTCACCCGCCTGGCCTTCGCCTTCAACGGCCGCGACCAGGGGCGTTTGCGTGAGCTGTTGAACTTCATCAACCAGCCGGAGAACTGGGAACGCTGA